One segment of Dolichospermum sp. DET69 DNA contains the following:
- the ybeY gene encoding rRNA maturation RNase YbeY, with the protein MPLQIELYLEDCFDDSSPIAVNIGNNYPIPLETWENWFQQWLENLLDYLPTAPSYEISLRLTNDTEMQTLNSQYRQQDKPTDVLAFASLEADLPQSEEMLATMPLYLGDIIVSIDTAQRQAQQQEHSLSTELAWLTAHGLLHLLGWDHPDEESLIEMLKEQVVLLKKIGIIINLES; encoded by the coding sequence GTGCCTCTACAGATAGAATTATATTTAGAAGATTGCTTTGACGACTCTTCCCCCATAGCCGTCAATATTGGTAATAATTACCCCATTCCTCTGGAAACCTGGGAAAACTGGTTTCAACAATGGTTGGAAAATCTTCTTGATTATCTGCCAACTGCACCTAGTTATGAAATCAGCTTGCGTTTGACAAACGATACCGAAATGCAAACCCTAAATTCCCAATATCGTCAGCAAGATAAACCTACAGATGTTTTAGCCTTTGCCTCTCTCGAAGCAGATTTACCACAAAGCGAAGAAATGCTGGCTACGATGCCTTTGTATCTAGGTGATATTATTGTCTCTATAGATACGGCACAACGTCAAGCTCAACAGCAGGAACACAGCTTGTCTACAGAATTAGCTTGGTTAACGGCTCATGGTTTATTGCATTTGTTAGGTTGGGATCATCCTGACGAAGAGAGTTTGATAGAAATGTTAAAGGAGCAAGTTGTATTACTCAAGAAAATAGGTATTATTATTAACTTAGAGTCTTAG
- a CDS encoding NERD domain-containing protein, which yields MSTLIPSFNSCSMRMTPGERRLAQRMEEKLDDDYLLWYDVPIGKKQLHPDFIVLHPSRGLFILEVKDWKLDTIQNINPSTFTIITDNGIKEVKHPLQQARDYALAVNKLLEKDTALVQQGDYQGKLIIPYGYGVVFTNINRKDFNNSELPTVFEEHLVICKDEILPSTDAGEFQQRLWYLLAYNFGKILTNSQIDRIRWHIFPELRITQLSLFDVEIEEPQHLQIPDILQIMDLQQEQLARSLGDGHRIIHGVAGSGKTMILGFRCQHLAQLNKPILVLCFNVSLAAKLRDMIQKPGKVSRIKVRHFHGWCMDLLKKYNIPKPDPREYQGESYIEELVNLVINAVDAKLIPSGIYDAVMLDEGHDFKPEWLKLIAQMVNPETNSLLVLYDDAQNLYGSKRNKFSFKSVGIQAQGRSTILKLNYRNTEQVLGVAYEFAKEVMIPTTGDDDQVILVEPASAGRQGPMPDLIKLSSFQQEVDYLAQRVQQLHERGTPWNEIAIIYRSYFMGNCIFQDFQKMHIPIEWVNANNNSRNYNPAQESIKLITMHSSKGLEFPIVLIPGLGYMPNENQELGEEARLIYVAMTRAMEQLIITCHRSSEFTNRIESALSKVTK from the coding sequence ATGTCCACACTAATTCCTTCATTTAATAGCTGTTCAATGAGAATGACCCCTGGTGAAAGGAGGTTAGCGCAGCGCATGGAGGAAAAACTAGATGATGATTATTTATTGTGGTATGACGTACCCATCGGTAAAAAACAATTACACCCTGATTTCATAGTTTTGCATCCTAGCCGGGGTTTGTTTATCCTTGAGGTTAAAGACTGGAAACTGGACACAATTCAAAATATCAATCCCTCCACATTCACTATAATTACTGATAATGGCATTAAAGAAGTTAAGCACCCATTACAACAAGCCAGAGATTACGCTTTAGCAGTCAACAAATTGTTAGAAAAAGATACTGCTTTAGTTCAACAAGGTGATTATCAAGGTAAGTTAATTATTCCCTATGGTTATGGTGTGGTTTTTACTAATATTAACCGCAAAGATTTTAATAATAGTGAACTCCCCACAGTATTTGAGGAACATTTAGTTATTTGCAAAGATGAAATCTTACCAAGTACCGATGCAGGGGAATTTCAGCAGCGACTTTGGTATTTGTTAGCATATAACTTTGGTAAAATCCTAACCAACAGTCAAATAGATAGAATCCGTTGGCATATATTCCCAGAATTACGAATTACTCAATTATCTTTATTTGATGTAGAAATAGAAGAACCCCAACATCTGCAAATTCCAGATATTCTCCAAATTATGGACTTGCAACAGGAACAATTAGCCCGCAGTTTAGGTGATGGACATAGAATAATTCATGGTGTGGCAGGTTCAGGTAAAACCATGATTTTAGGCTTTCGGTGTCAGCATCTGGCACAACTTAATAAACCCATATTGGTACTGTGTTTTAATGTTTCCCTTGCTGCTAAATTACGAGACATGATTCAGAAACCTGGCAAAGTTAGTCGCATCAAAGTAAGACACTTTCATGGGTGGTGTATGGATTTACTCAAGAAATATAACATCCCCAAACCTGACCCTAGAGAATATCAAGGGGAATCTTACATAGAAGAACTGGTAAATCTAGTCATAAATGCTGTTGATGCTAAATTAATACCCAGTGGAATTTATGATGCTGTGATGTTGGACGAGGGACATGATTTTAAACCTGAGTGGTTAAAATTAATTGCCCAGATGGTTAACCCGGAAACCAATTCACTGCTTGTACTTTATGATGATGCCCAAAACTTATACGGTAGTAAACGTAATAAATTTAGCTTTAAAAGTGTGGGGATTCAGGCACAGGGACGCAGCACCATTTTAAAACTCAACTACCGCAATACAGAACAGGTGTTAGGGGTGGCCTACGAATTTGCTAAGGAAGTAATGATACCCACGACCGGGGATGATGACCAAGTGATATTAGTAGAACCTGCGAGCGCTGGCCGTCAGGGACCAATGCCAGATTTAATCAAACTATCCAGTTTCCAACAAGAGGTAGATTACTTAGCCCAACGAGTGCAACAATTACATGAACGGGGTACACCCTGGAACGAAATCGCTATTATTTATCGTAGTTATTTTATGGGCAATTGCATATTCCAAGACTTCCAAAAAATGCACATCCCTATTGAATGGGTAAACGCCAACAATAATAGTCGCAATTATAACCCTGCCCAAGAAAGTATAAAATTAATAACCATGCACTCATCTAAGGGTTTGGAGTTTCCCATAGTGTTGATTCCTGGTCTTGGGTATATGCCCAACGAAAACCAAGAGTTAGGAGAAGAAGCGCGGTTAATATATGTAGCCATGACCAGGGCAATGGAACAATTGATTATCACCTGTCATCGTTCATCAGAATTTACCAACCGGATTGAGTCAGCATTATCAAAAGTTACAAAGTAA
- a CDS encoding DUF3285 domain-containing protein has product MEKSPTPDPQPSYVKLAMRNMVRKGGTSLQHFALTAVGLLSVLVGLAYLTR; this is encoded by the coding sequence ATGGAAAAATCTCCTACTCCAGACCCCCAACCCAGCTATGTCAAACTTGCCATGCGAAACATGGTGAGAAAAGGTGGCACATCCCTCCAACACTTCGCGCTAACTGCCGTAGGACTATTATCTGTCCTAGTGGGTTTAGCATATCTTACCCGCTAA
- a CDS encoding GNAT family N-acetyltransferase → MSLTPPETLASHHSCADFSCGIASLDDWLKRRAYTNQVSSATRTFVICVDNKVIGYYALASGAISVESALGKFRRNMPNPIPVIILARLAIDNSYQSQGLGRALFRDAALRVIHAADTIGIRGIIVHAISEEAKNFYLALGFNLSPLEPMTLMITVNDLRDCLA, encoded by the coding sequence ATGAGCTTAACACCACCTGAAACCCTAGCTAGTCATCACTCCTGCGCTGATTTTTCCTGTGGAATAGCTTCTCTTGATGATTGGTTAAAGCGTCGAGCTTATACTAATCAAGTCAGTAGTGCAACGAGAACTTTTGTCATCTGTGTTGACAATAAAGTTATTGGATATTATGCCCTTGCTTCTGGAGCAATTAGTGTAGAATCAGCTTTAGGTAAATTCCGGCGAAATATGCCTAACCCCATTCCAGTGATTATTTTAGCACGCTTGGCAATAGATAATTCTTATCAAAGTCAAGGTTTAGGACGTGCTTTATTCCGTGATGCTGCGCTACGGGTTATTCACGCTGCTGATACTATTGGCATTAGAGGAATTATTGTTCATGCCATTTCCGAGGAAGCTAAGAATTTTTATTTAGCTTTAGGTTTTAATTTGTCTCCTCTTGAACCAATGACATTGATGATTACTGTTAACGATTTACGTGATTGTCTTGCTTAG
- a CDS encoding RAMP superfamily protein codes for MYTGIQLINLLEKQHQKRSQSGLFKKDIFTIQWRAKVGSFPHPDVETIVSAGEPCGTWRPTHGRPGDKRNVSENWEQLRFLPLNGYIPGASIRGLVRAWAKQRPEILPRMYELLGYQENDKISAGKIEFLDAWPETATKLSLDIVNPQQEFQVYHQNQSKPLSLYTLGNGKDTIPVIVAIRGIPEKATDEEVTEVWNWVQQALGLYGIGGRTASGYGSLKLPNSAQKLTPDPDYAVKQFEFSLYSQGNAGPHTQTMELRPSHWRGWLRSWLMRFFLGVMSENMAKLTVSELMGDINAGDGNSRKGCVRLQIIQSNTQGDRSENQPNFYLWKGKLQISAPQDILNKIILPIIRFAVMVGGVGRGWRRPLHIFYMNNGRAASRGTYLILKHKVKNNTTNQWDTKPFGLPLDTTAWIKAYSNWLTAVKSNWNDRLSTENHNITAEVFSPTTCAIYVVPGPDINPIKTSSIKWEQIDDAEVTRGDGMYLIYHENHPRNYKRNQDLGGSAGNSSAYCSWASIKRVNIPNKDEETDCQEIVCLFMGGQTPNANHVRSRFLRDLGNINGNLHLFGVEPPAEI; via the coding sequence ATGTATACAGGAATCCAATTAATTAATTTACTAGAAAAACAGCATCAAAAGCGATCGCAATCTGGCCTATTTAAAAAAGACATTTTTACTATCCAGTGGCGTGCTAAAGTAGGTTCATTTCCCCATCCAGATGTAGAAACTATTGTTTCTGCTGGTGAACCTTGTGGTACATGGCGGCCAACTCACGGACGACCAGGAGATAAACGCAATGTTAGCGAAAATTGGGAGCAATTAAGATTTTTACCCCTTAATGGTTACATTCCAGGGGCTTCTATTCGAGGTTTGGTAAGAGCATGGGCAAAACAACGGCCAGAAATTTTACCAAGAATGTACGAGCTTTTGGGGTATCAAGAAAATGATAAAATTAGTGCTGGGAAAATAGAATTTCTCGATGCTTGGCCAGAAACAGCAACTAAATTAAGTTTAGATATTGTTAATCCTCAACAGGAATTTCAGGTATATCATCAAAACCAAAGCAAACCATTATCTCTTTATACTTTAGGTAATGGTAAAGATACAATTCCTGTCATAGTTGCAATTAGAGGAATACCCGAAAAAGCTACAGATGAAGAAGTAACCGAAGTTTGGAATTGGGTACAACAAGCACTAGGTTTATATGGTATTGGTGGACGAACTGCGTCTGGTTATGGAAGTCTCAAACTTCCCAATTCTGCACAAAAACTCACACCTGATCCCGATTATGCAGTTAAACAATTTGAATTTAGTCTTTACAGTCAAGGTAATGCAGGTCCACATACTCAAACAATGGAATTACGTCCTTCACATTGGCGGGGTTGGCTGCGTTCTTGGTTGATGCGTTTTTTCTTGGGAGTAATGTCTGAAAATATGGCTAAATTGACTGTATCTGAACTCATGGGAGATATAAATGCAGGAGATGGTAATAGTCGCAAAGGTTGTGTACGTCTGCAAATAATTCAATCTAATACACAGGGCGATCGCTCTGAGAATCAACCAAACTTTTATTTGTGGAAAGGTAAACTACAAATTAGCGCACCACAAGACATCCTTAATAAAATTATTTTGCCTATCATTCGCTTTGCTGTCATGGTTGGGGGTGTTGGACGTGGATGGCGTAGACCATTACATATATTTTACATGAATAATGGTAGAGCAGCTTCCAGAGGAACATACTTAATTTTAAAGCACAAAGTTAAAAATAACACTACTAACCAATGGGATACTAAACCTTTTGGTTTACCTCTTGATACAACAGCTTGGATAAAAGCTTATAGTAACTGGTTGACAGCAGTAAAAAGTAATTGGAATGATAGATTATCGACTGAAAACCATAACATCACAGCAGAGGTTTTTTCCCCTACTACTTGTGCAATTTATGTAGTTCCAGGTCCCGATATAAATCCCATAAAAACTTCCTCCATAAAATGGGAACAAATAGATGATGCAGAAGTAACTCGTGGGGATGGAATGTATTTAATTTATCATGAAAATCATCCACGCAATTATAAGCGTAATCAAGATTTAGGTGGTAGTGCTGGTAATAGTAGTGCTTACTGTTCTTGGGCAAGTATTAAACGGGTAAATATTCCCAATAAAGACGAAGAAACCGACTGTCAAGAAATTGTTTGTTTATTTATGGGTGGACAAACACCAAATGCTAATCATGTGCGATCGCGTTTTCTCCGTGATTTAGGAAACATAAATGGTAATTTACATCTATTTGGTGTCGAACCTCCAGCAGAAATTTAA
- a CDS encoding diacylglycerol kinase family protein yields MPPKVSSSPTNNSLPTLVSKDRELSWQIASNLFVSFKYAWAGITYAFQTQRNFRIHVAVCALAIGLSVFLRLETVEVTIIAITSGLVLTLELVNTAIESIVDLTVKQSYHELAKVAKDCAAGAVLISALVALLVASILILPPLVILILSTF; encoded by the coding sequence ATGCCTCCAAAAGTTTCGTCATCACCAACCAATAACAGCTTACCAACGCTTGTGTCTAAAGATAGGGAACTTTCCTGGCAAATTGCCTCTAATTTATTTGTTAGTTTTAAGTATGCTTGGGCTGGAATTACCTATGCTTTTCAGACTCAACGTAACTTTCGGATTCATGTAGCTGTCTGTGCCTTGGCCATTGGACTAAGTGTATTTTTACGTTTAGAAACAGTAGAGGTAACTATAATTGCGATTACCAGCGGTTTAGTTTTGACCTTAGAGTTAGTGAATACTGCCATTGAGTCAATTGTAGACCTAACGGTCAAACAGTCTTATCATGAGTTAGCAAAAGTTGCTAAAGACTGCGCTGCTGGTGCTGTACTTATCTCAGCTTTAGTAGCATTACTGGTTGCCTCTATATTAATATTGCCTCCTTTAGTAATTTTGATCCTATCTACTTTCTAG
- the cmr4 gene encoding type III-B CRISPR module RAMP protein Cmr4 → MADFRVGYMYSLAPIHCGGEGDLGNILEIAREVHTNFPYIPGSSLRGSLRDGVEILDPMAAPILFGKELDEKGQMGVHQVWFGDARLLWIPMRTMSVNNRDVFTWVSCHSLIRDHAIISRQKTAIFPSEAVGTRAGVYSVADAQITVKLLSNDQKQAISLTGWPNSLKDAVQPTWKDNLIILPDADFQVLMEHSLWTQVRNKIQEEVGSAEIFWTDICIPRDTIFYYPWGYSLLKNNPITEKQHDLLISILQELFQVGGQANVGRGWVQGWTNHLTTPIKDKVIA, encoded by the coding sequence ATGGCTGATTTTAGAGTTGGTTATATGTACAGTCTTGCACCTATTCATTGTGGAGGTGAAGGAGACTTAGGTAATATTTTAGAAATTGCCCGTGAAGTACATACAAATTTTCCTTATATTCCCGGTTCTTCTTTACGTGGTAGCCTAAGGGATGGAGTAGAAATATTAGATCCAATGGCAGCCCCAATTCTATTTGGAAAAGAATTAGACGAAAAAGGTCAAATGGGAGTGCATCAAGTTTGGTTTGGAGATGCGCGATTATTATGGATTCCTATGCGAACCATGTCAGTTAATAATAGAGATGTTTTTACCTGGGTTAGTTGTCATTCATTAATTCGTGATCATGCTATAATTTCACGCCAAAAAACAGCAATATTTCCTAGTGAGGCTGTGGGTACTCGTGCAGGGGTTTATTCTGTAGCTGATGCTCAAATTACAGTTAAATTATTATCAAATGATCAAAAACAAGCTATTTCTTTAACAGGATGGCCAAATTCATTAAAAGATGCTGTTCAACCTACTTGGAAAGATAATTTAATTATTTTACCTGATGCAGATTTTCAAGTATTAATGGAACATTCGCTGTGGACCCAAGTTCGGAATAAAATTCAGGAAGAAGTTGGTTCGGCTGAGATTTTCTGGACAGATATTTGTATTCCTAGAGATACTATTTTTTATTATCCTTGGGGCTATAGTTTGCTCAAAAATAATCCCATAACAGAGAAACAACATGATTTATTAATCAGCATTTTACAAGAATTATTTCAAGTAGGTGGTCAAGCTAATGTAGGACGAGGTTGGGTTCAAGGTTGGACAAATCATCTTACAACACCTATTAAAGACAAAGTTATAGCCTAA
- a CDS encoding CRISPR-associated protein Cmr3 yields MYWYKLTPLDILMLRDAKPFSPQQRAWAASVFPPNGHTIAGALRGLLGEGKEKKLKIVGPFLCYQNTENTLYLPRPLGFVKSTPLVPLKWANEFHLKWENKPHHLNDALRDETQPCPLVKLHNSKDEDEEDEENHNNEFPKCEGSSEVKFRQYLPSCVVKNYLETGEINKYCWQVVKGTHEDKPWTIETRSHNSIEPGTKQVKDADGYFVENAIRLHQNWSFAIGINDSIQTPATIRLGGEGHRVIVESCPELGEQWQELQNISNTNSKSKSRSIAYLVTPGVFERLHKNKHGQKVSLCRPYPWEWKLKDDNFVSMSTDKPVPISCRIKSKKDQSIPAPQVFAAPPGSLYYLETHQELFQDQELLPNGEKNYVNHWRKLGYSEMLWIKYKEKVEKKNG; encoded by the coding sequence ATGTATTGGTATAAACTCACACCATTAGATATCTTGATGTTACGAGATGCCAAACCATTTTCACCACAACAAAGGGCATGGGCAGCTAGTGTGTTTCCTCCTAACGGTCATACCATAGCCGGGGCATTGCGAGGGTTATTAGGAGAGGGAAAAGAAAAGAAATTGAAAATTGTTGGTCCTTTTCTCTGTTATCAAAACACAGAAAATACCTTATATCTTCCCCGTCCCTTGGGTTTTGTCAAATCTACACCTCTTGTCCCTTTAAAATGGGCAAATGAATTTCATCTAAAATGGGAAAACAAACCTCATCATCTAAACGATGCCTTACGTGATGAAACTCAACCTTGTCCATTAGTCAAACTTCATAATTCTAAAGATGAAGATGAGGAAGATGAGGAAAATCACAACAATGAATTCCCAAAATGTGAAGGGAGTTCTGAGGTAAAGTTTAGACAGTATTTACCGTCTTGTGTTGTCAAAAACTATTTAGAAACAGGGGAAATTAATAAATATTGTTGGCAAGTAGTTAAGGGTACACATGAAGATAAACCCTGGACAATAGAAACCCGTTCCCATAATAGTATTGAACCCGGAACAAAACAAGTTAAAGATGCCGATGGTTACTTTGTAGAAAACGCCATTAGATTACATCAAAACTGGAGTTTTGCCATTGGAATTAATGATTCAATACAAACACCTGCTACAATCAGATTAGGAGGAGAAGGACACAGAGTAATAGTTGAATCTTGTCCAGAGTTGGGGGAACAATGGCAAGAACTACAAAACATTTCAAATACTAATTCAAAATCTAAAAGTCGATCAATAGCTTATTTAGTTACTCCTGGAGTTTTTGAAAGACTCCATAAAAATAAACATGGACAAAAAGTTTCTTTATGTCGTCCTTATCCTTGGGAATGGAAACTAAAGGATGATAATTTTGTGAGTATGTCCACAGATAAGCCAGTCCCAATTAGTTGTAGAATAAAAAGCAAAAAGGATCAAAGTATTCCTGCGCCTCAAGTATTTGCAGCACCACCGGGGAGTTTATACTATTTAGAAACACATCAAGAATTGTTTCAGGATCAAGAACTTTTACCCAATGGTGAAAAAAATTATGTAAATCATTGGCGAAAATTGGGTTATTCAGAAATGTTGTGGATTAAATATAAAGAAAAGGTTGAGAAAAAAAATGGCTGA
- a CDS encoding divalent-cation tolerance protein CutA, producing the protein MKFIFVYVTCKDRSEALNVGKAVVESRLAACANIINGMESIYWWNGQLQVEKEAILIMKSRRDLFAELTEKVKSVHSYQVPCVVALPIETGNQDYLNWLMAETKTTDINEQLH; encoded by the coding sequence ATGAAATTTATTTTTGTTTACGTTACTTGTAAAGATCGTAGTGAAGCCCTTAATGTAGGTAAAGCTGTAGTAGAATCCCGTCTTGCTGCCTGTGCCAACATAATTAATGGTATGGAAAGCATTTATTGGTGGAACGGTCAATTACAAGTAGAAAAAGAAGCAATTTTAATTATGAAATCACGCCGCGATTTGTTTGCAGAACTGACAGAAAAGGTAAAATCAGTACATTCCTATCAAGTACCTTGTGTGGTAGCTTTACCCATTGAAACAGGAAATCAAGATTACCTGAATTGGTTAATGGCAGAAACCAAAACTACAGATATCAACGAACAATTACACTAA
- a CDS encoding DUF1778 domain-containing protein has translation MTSKTPRNTLNLRIKPEERDLIDMAAKLLGKNRTDFILAAARNAAEETLLERTIFWATPEAYAEFITLLDAPPQPNERLRKTMQTSAPWDSE, from the coding sequence ATGACCAGTAAAACTCCACGTAACACCCTCAATTTACGCATTAAGCCAGAAGAACGTGATTTGATAGATATGGCTGCCAAATTGCTAGGTAAAAATAGAACTGATTTCATATTAGCAGCAGCGAGGAATGCAGCCGAAGAAACCTTACTAGAACGAACTATTTTTTGGGCTACTCCAGAAGCTTATGCCGAATTTATCACCTTACTAGATGCACCACCCCAACCTAATGAACGTTTACGTAAAACTATGCAAACAAGCGCACCCTGGGACTCAGAATGA
- a CDS encoding G-D-S-L family lipolytic protein, which produces MLAVIVLIWRQQKLTPVLATTAIPDSPEPVNLNWKNQYVAPELGPRHKLSYPQWLDILKQEAKITARKNPQRLTILAGDSLSLWFPPELLPEDRSWLNQGISGEVSNGLLQRLDFFDRTQPEVIFVMVGINDLIRGLDDQEILANYRQIISYLRKKHPQSEIVIQSILPHGAEGVTWEGKEKLLAIPNPRIRNLNQELNNLATEKAVRYLDLHPLFTDKQGNLRTDFTTDGLHLSPPGYLVWRTALRMYTNQQVTRQVPQLEKINSKNRI; this is translated from the coding sequence ATGTTAGCGGTGATCGTATTGATTTGGCGACAGCAAAAACTAACCCCTGTGTTAGCAACTACAGCTATCCCCGATTCCCCAGAACCAGTTAACCTCAATTGGAAAAATCAATATGTAGCACCAGAGTTAGGCCCCCGTCATAAACTCAGTTATCCCCAATGGTTGGATATCCTCAAGCAAGAAGCTAAAATAACTGCTAGGAAAAATCCCCAGCGATTAACCATACTCGCGGGAGATTCTCTAAGTTTATGGTTTCCACCAGAGTTATTACCTGAGGATAGAAGTTGGCTAAATCAGGGTATATCTGGGGAAGTTAGTAATGGATTATTGCAAAGATTAGATTTCTTTGATCGCACCCAACCAGAGGTGATTTTCGTCATGGTGGGTATTAACGATTTGATTCGCGGGCTAGATGATCAGGAAATTTTAGCTAATTATCGGCAAATTATCAGTTATTTGCGAAAAAAACACCCCCAATCAGAAATCGTCATTCAGTCAATTTTGCCTCATGGTGCGGAGGGGGTAACTTGGGAAGGAAAAGAAAAACTCCTAGCAATTCCCAATCCTCGGATTCGCAATTTAAATCAGGAATTGAATAATCTTGCTACTGAAAAAGCTGTGAGATATCTGGATTTACATCCTTTATTCACCGATAAACAAGGTAATCTTCGGACAGATTTTACTACCGACGGTTTACATCTGAGTCCCCCAGGTTATCTAGTTTGGCGGACTGCCTTAAGGATGTATACTAACCAACAAGTAACACGCCAAGTACCTCAATTAGAAAAGATAAATTCAAAAAATAGGATATAA
- a CDS encoding aminodeoxychorismate/anthranilate synthase component II, translating to MILVIDNYDSFTYNLVQYLGELAVDFPVANDLQVVRNDQITVDEIRALNPDAVVISPGPGRPDDAGVSLNAIAQLGSQIPILGVCLGHQSIGQVFGGKIVSAPELMHGKTSQVSHTGIGIFQGLENPLTATRYHSLVIERETCPEVLEITAWVEDGTIMGVRHRNYPHIQGVQFHPESVLTALGKELLRNFLRTL from the coding sequence GTGATATTAGTCATTGATAACTACGACAGTTTTACGTATAATTTAGTACAATATCTTGGAGAATTAGCAGTAGATTTTCCAGTGGCTAATGACCTGCAAGTGGTACGAAATGATCAGATTACTGTAGATGAGATTAGGGCATTAAACCCCGATGCAGTGGTAATTTCCCCTGGTCCTGGTCGTCCAGATGATGCCGGAGTTTCCCTAAATGCGATCGCCCAACTTGGCTCTCAAATACCCATTTTAGGTGTGTGTTTAGGACACCAAAGTATTGGTCAGGTCTTCGGTGGTAAAATCGTCTCTGCCCCCGAATTAATGCACGGTAAAACCTCCCAGGTATCCCACACAGGAATAGGAATTTTTCAAGGTTTAGAAAATCCTTTAACCGCGACCAGATATCATAGTTTAGTTATTGAAAGGGAAACTTGCCCAGAAGTATTGGAAATCACAGCTTGGGTGGAAGATGGCACAATCATGGGCGTGAGACACCGGAACTATCCGCACATTCAAGGAGTCCAATTTCATCCGGAGAGTGTTCTCACTGCTTTGGGTAAAGAACTACTAAGAAATTTTTTGCGAACTTTGTAA
- a CDS encoding MBL fold metallo-hydrolase — translation MKRRQLIGYAGAGLVTAVVTNLGTQVPVNAQSGGVSIQWLGHTCFLLTNGNVKILINPFQTLGCTAKYRSPNVATDLVLISSQLLDEGAIDKIPGNPKLVYQPGVYEFKGVKFQGITTDHDRNNGKRFGKNVAWKLTPGGINLLHLGGSAAPITLEQKILMGRPDVLFIPVGGSAKAYNAQEAKQIIEFLNPKLVIPTHYRTQAADGAVCDISPVDDFLTLMQGVNIRRSNNDSVAINSKILPEKTEIQLLSYKF, via the coding sequence ATGAAACGACGACAATTGATAGGCTACGCTGGAGCGGGTTTAGTAACGGCTGTAGTTACTAATTTAGGTACTCAAGTTCCAGTAAATGCCCAGTCTGGCGGTGTATCAATTCAGTGGTTAGGTCATACTTGCTTTTTATTGACCAATGGTAATGTCAAAATTCTCATCAATCCCTTTCAAACTTTAGGTTGTACAGCTAAGTATCGTTCCCCAAACGTTGCCACAGATTTGGTATTAATTAGCAGTCAATTGTTGGATGAAGGTGCAATAGATAAAATCCCAGGAAATCCCAAATTAGTCTATCAGCCGGGTGTCTATGAGTTTAAAGGCGTTAAGTTTCAGGGAATTACCACAGACCATGATCGTAACAATGGAAAACGATTTGGGAAAAATGTAGCTTGGAAATTGACACCAGGAGGAATTAATCTATTGCACTTGGGAGGTTCCGCTGCACCGATTACTCTAGAACAAAAAATTCTCATGGGTCGCCCCGATGTGTTATTTATTCCCGTGGGAGGTAGTGCTAAAGCCTACAATGCCCAAGAAGCAAAACAAATAATTGAATTCTTAAATCCTAAGTTAGTCATTCCCACCCATTACCGCACTCAAGCTGCTGATGGTGCAGTCTGTGACATTTCCCCAGTAGATGATTTTCTGACTTTGATGCAGGGTGTTAATATCCGCCGAAGTAATAATGATTCTGTGGCGATTAACTCCAAGATTTTGCCGGAAAAAACCGAAATCCAGCTTTTAAGTTATAAGTTTTAG